Within Pseudomonas sp. LBUM920, the genomic segment GGTTGAAGGTGCTGGTCTCCTCGCTATACGGCTCCAGCACCGCACACAACTCACCCGACGCCAGGTATTCCCTGACCATGAAGTCTGCCGCGTACGTGATCCCCAAGCCTTTGAGCGCAAAACACACGCGGCCCTCCACCGAGTTGCTGATCAGCGTGCGCGGCAGCTCCAGCTCAGGTTGCTCAGGCTCTCGAATCAGCCAGCGCTGCAGCTTGCCCGTGTCGGGAAAGCGAAAGTGAATGCAGCGGTGTTCAAGCAAATCGCGGGGCCGTGTTGGCAGACCGTGCCGGGTAAAGTACCCCGGCGAACCGACCGCGAGCATGCGGTAACGGCCCAGGCAACGGGCCGACAAGCCAGAGTCCTTGGGCATGCCGCTGCGCACCACGGCATCAAAACCTTCGCCGATGATGTCCACCAGGCGATCGGTGAATTCCAGGTCCAGCTGGATATCCGGGTACAGCAACTGGAAGTCGGCAAACACCGGCAGAAACGGCTTGCCGATCATCGGCAGGCTTACCCGCAAAGGCCCCTGAGGCAAAGAGGCGGTCTGGCGTAACTCCTCCCCTGCCGCTTCCAGCTCCTGAATGACCCGCCGACACCGTTGCAGAAAACGTGTGCCCTCAGCCGTCAGCGTCAGGCTGCGAGTACTGCGGTGAAACAGCCGCACGCCAAGCTTCACTTCCAGCCGCGCAATGCTTTTGCTGACCGCCGAGGCCGAGATACCCAGGTTTCGCCCTGCACCGACGAAACTGCCGACTTCGCCAGCCTGCACGAACACCGCCATGCCCCCCAAACTGTCCATGAACGTCCTTAATCGTTGAGCCATTCATGACAAAACCGTCACTACTGATCTGACACCTATCCCACTTATTCCGGCCCCAGGCAACCGCTAGATTGCACGCTGACTTGATCCACCTATCAGCGAGGCATTCATGAGCATATTTCTGACAGGCGCCAATGGGTATGTCGGGGGCACCGTCGCCCTGCGACTGATCAACGCCGGCTACGCCATTCGAGGCCTGGTGCGCGATGAAGAAAAAGCGCGCCAGGTGCAGGCATTGGGCATCGAACCGGTCATCGGCAACCTCGATGACCTGGCACTGCTGGCCAAGGAAGCGCGCGCCGCCGACGGCGTCATTCACACGGCTGACAGCGACCATCTCGGCGCCGTGCAGACCTTCATCCAGGCGCTGGCAGGCTCGGGCAAACCGTTGCTGCACACCAGCGGCTCCAGCGTGATCGGCGACGATGCCCAGGGTTTAGCCGTCAACCCTGCCGTATTTGATGAAGACAGCATCTTCGTGGTGGCCGCCTCCAAACAACCGCGCCGCGACATAGAGCTCACAGTGCTCGGCGCCGCCACACAAAACATTCGCGCGGTGGTGATTTGCCCCAGCAGCATTTATGGCACCGGGACCGGCGTGCACACGCAAAGCGTGCAGATTCCCTGGCTGATCACTCAGGCTCAGGAAAGTGGCGTGGTGCGCGTGGTCGGCACTGGCGTCAATCGCTGGTCCAACGTGCACATCCACGATGTCGCCGAGCTTTACCTGCTGGCCCTGCAAAACGCCCCGGCCGGCGCGTTCTGCTTCGTCGAAAACGGCGAGGCGTCGTTCCTTGAGATCGGCCAGGCGCTAGCCCGTCGCCTCAAGCTCGAACCGCTGGGGTTCTGGAGCGTGGAGCAAGCGACCGAGCGCTGGGGCTATTTGCACGCGCACTACACCTTCGGCACCAACAGCCGGGTCACGGCCAAACGCGCACGCCAGGAGTTGGGCTGGGCGCCCACCCACGCGTCGGTCCTGGAGTGGATTGAACAGGACAGGGTGCTATGAGCAAGGTCTGGCTGATTACCGGCAGTGCCAGCGGCATCGGCAAAGGTATTGCGCACGCGGCGCTGGCAGCGGGCGACCAAGTGGTGGCAACCGACCTTGACCTTGCGCGCTTGCACGACGTCTTCGGCGCCTGCGGCGACCAGGTCTTGAGCCTGCAACTGGATATTCGTGACCAGGCCCAGGCGCATGCCGCCGTCAGCGCGTGTATCGCGCGCTTTGGCCGCCTCGACGTGCTGGTCAATAACGCCGGGTATGGCCAGTTCGGGCCTTTCGAGGAAATCGACGCCGACGCCGTCGAGCGCCAGTTCGCCACCAACGTACTGGGCACCTTCAACGTGACACGCGCAGCCCTGCCGACCCTGCGTGAGCAGCGCAGCGGGCACATCCTGAACATGTCGTCCAATGGCGGCTTCAAAGGGGTGGCCGGTGCGTCGATGTACTCCGCCAGCAAATTTGCCCTCGAGGGTTTCTCTGAGTCGCTGGCGCAAGAGATCGCCAGCTTCGGGATTCGCCTCACCGTGGTCGAGCCCGGCGCCTTTCGCACCGACTTCCTCGACCCGCGCGCGCTGAAGCTGGCCAGCGGCAGCATTCCCGACTACGACGACTACCGGGCCAGCGCGCTGGCCGTGTTCGCTGCGCGCAACCACCAACAGCCCGGCGATCCGGCACGCCTGGGCAACGCCTTGGTGCGCCTGGTCAATGAGCCGGTGCCGCCGCTGCGGTTTATCGCCGGCGCCGACGCACTGAGCGTCATCAACGCCAAGCTGGCCGCGGTCGCCAAGGAAACCGCCGCGTGGCTGGAACTCAGCCTGAGTACCGATTTCCCCACCCATCAGGAGCCAACAGCATGAGCCTGCAAGCATTGAGCGCGCGCCTGGATAACCTCGAAAGCCACATGGCGATTCAACGTCTGATTGCCGAGTACGCACACGCCTTTGATCGTCGCGATGAAGCGTTGCTGCGCAGTATCTGGCATGCAGATGCCGTGCTGGCGTTGGGCGCTGCGTTCGGTCACTTCGTGGGTGTCGACGCGATTGTCGACTCCGCTCACCAGAACTGGGCGCACATGCCCCACATGCATCACTGGATGGCCAATACGCTGATCGAGCTGGAGGGTGAAACGGCCACCGCCCAGGCTGCAGTGGATTGCATGGTGTTACACCGTGAGCTGGGGCAGGTGCAAATCAGCGGCCATTACCACGACCGGCTCGAACGTCGGGGTGGGCGTTGGGCCTTTGTCGAGCGCCGATTCGACCTGCACTACCTCACGCCGCTGCCCCACTGGAAGCCGGTGGCCGGTAGCGAGGCGCCTGCCGATACTGCCTCGGCGTAAAGCCGGTCAATGCCTTGAACTGGCGAGTGAACGCGCTGTGGTCGGTGTAGCCGCATTGCAGCGCGACCTCGGTGATCGGCAGTTCGGTATGCAGCAACCGGTGCGCGTGTTCCAGACGCACTTTCTGGATCATCTGCCGTGGCGTCAGGTGGAACACGCGTTTGCAGTAGCGCTCCAGCTGCGCCACGGAAATGCCGGCGATGCGCGTCAGTTCACCGAGGCTGACGCGCCGGTTGAAATGCGTGCGGATGTGCGCGTCGACAGCGGCCAGGCGCTGATACGCCGGGTGCGTTTCGCTGGCTGACTGCAGGTCGACGGAGATGCCCGCCAGGCCGATGATCTGGTTGACATCGCTGTACAGCGGCCACTTGTGCGTCAGGCACCAGCCGGGTTCGCGCGTGCCATACAGGTGCAGTTCCAGCTGGTCCTCAAGCACAAACCCCTGTTCCAGCACGCGCCGATCCTGTTCGGTATAGCCCGGCCCCAGCTGCGCGGGGAACACCTGCGCACTGGTCTTGCCCAGCAGCGGTTGCAGCTGCTTGAGGCCGCAGCGCTGCACCAGCGTGTGGTTGGCGAGCACGTAGCGCGCCTCGATGTCCTTGATGAAGATCGCGGCATTGGGGAGCACGTCGAGCATCGGCAACAGCTGCGCCACCCCGGCCAATAGCTGCTGCATGTCGTGGGGACGATTGGCCTGAAAAAGGCTCGCAAATGCGCTCGGCAGCATGAACTGGACTCCCCTGTTTTCGAGCAGATTGCCGCATGCCGATGTGACTGTCGAGCGCGGCCAACTGTGCCGAATTCGTCATCCACGCAGGCGCAAAACATCAATCGCCACGCCCTTGATGCGTTCAGGATAGCGCCACTACCTGCCTATCCAATAACTCACAAGAAGGCGCCGCCATGTCTGCTCAAGGCAAGTTCAAGAAACAACTTTCATTGATGGACCTGACCTTCATCGGGCTGGGCGCCATCTTCGGTTCGGGCTGGCTGTTCGCGGCCAGTCACGTCTCGGCCATCGCCGGACCGGCCGGAATTTTTTCCTGGCTGATCGGTGGGTTCGCCGTGCTGCTGCTGGGCATCGTCTATTGCGAACTCGGCGCTGCCCTGCCCCGTGCCGGCGGGGTGGTGCGTTACCCGGTGTATTCCCACGGCCCGCTGTTGGGCTACCTGATGGGTTTTATCACGCTGATTGCGTTTTCAAGCCTTGTGGCGATTGAAGTGGTTGCCTCGCGCCAATACGCCGCTGCCTGGTTTCCCGGGCTGACCAAGGCCGGCTCCAGCGACCCCACCCCCTTGGGCTGGCTGATGCAATTGGCCCTGCTGTGCCTGTTCTTTGTGCTTAATTACCGCAGTGTGAAGACCTTCGCCATCGCCAATAACCTGGTGAGTGTGTTCAAGTTCATCGTGCCGCTGCTGGTGATTGGCGTGCTGTTCACCTTCTTTAAACCGGCGAACTTCCAGGCCCAGGGTTTTGCCCCGTTCGGCCTGTCGGGCATTGAGATGGCGGTGTCGGCCGGCGGCGTGATTTTTGCCTATCTGGGCCTGACGCCGATCATCTCGGTGGCCAGTGAAGTGAAGCACCCGCAACGCACAATCCCGATCGCGTTGATCCTCTCCGTGCTGCTCTCGACGGCGATCTATGTGCTGCTGCAAACCGCGTTCCTCGGCGGCGTGCCCACCGAGATGCTCGCCAACGGTTGGGCGGGGATCAGCAAGGAACTCGCGCTGCCTTATCGCGATATTGCCTTGGCGCTGGGTGTGGGCTGGCTGGCGTACCTAGTGGTGGCGGACGCGGTGATCTCGCCCAGCGGCTGCGGCAATATCTACATGAATGCCACGCCGCGCGTGGTGTATGGCTGGGCGCAGACCGGCACGTTCTTCAAGATCTTCACGCGCATTGATGAGAAATCCGGCATCCCGCGCCCGGCGCTGTGGCTGACCTTTGGCCTGTCGGTGTTCTGGACCCTGCCGTTCCCATCCTGGGAAGCGCTGATCAATGTGGTGTCGGCCGCGCTGATCCTGAGCTACGCCGTCGCCCCGGTGACCGTCGCCGCGCTGCGCCGCAATGCACCGGGCATGCCACGGCCATTTCGGGTCAAGGGCATGGCGGTACTCGGCCCGCTGTCGTTCATCATCGCCGCGCTGATTGTGTACTGGTCCGGCTGGAGCACCGTGTCGTGGCTGCTCGGCCTGCAAATCCTGATGTTTGGGGTGTACCTGCTGTGCGCACGCTGGGTGCCGACCGCGCACCTGAACATCAAGCAGCAAGTGCGCTCGTCGGCGTGGCTGATCGGCTTTTACGCGGCGACCCTCCTGCTCTCCAAACTCGGCAGCTTTGGTGGCCTCGGCGTGCTCAGCCACCCGTTTGACACGCTGATCGTCGCGGCCTGCGCCTTGGGCATTTATTACTGGGGCGCGGCCACCGGCGTGCCTGCCCACCTTGTGCGCCTGGAACACGAAGACGACGAAAGCGAAGCCGTCAGCCAACCCCGGCACAGCGCACCCTTGTCCCCGGCCACCCACTGAATGGAGCGTTTTATGAAACGGTTGCACGTGATCGACTCCCATACCGGCGGCGAACCCACGCGCCTGGTGCTGGACGGCTTTCCCTCGCTGACAGGCAGCAGTATCGCCGAGCAACTGCAGAACCTGCGCACCGAGCACGACCGGTGGCGCCGGGCCTGCCTGCTGGAACCGCGAGGCAATGATGTACTGGTCGGCGCGCTGTACTGCGAGCCGGTCACTGCGGGTGCGACGTGCGGGGTGATCTTCTTCAACAACACCGGCTACCTCGGCATGTGTGGCCACGGCACCATCGGGCTGGTCGCCTCGTTGCACCACTTGGGCCGCATCGAGCCCGGCGTTCACAGCATCGACACGCCGGTCGGCTCTGTAACGGCCACCCTGCACGAAGACGGCGCCGTGACCCTGCGCAACGTGCCCGCCTATCGCCATCGCCACCACGTGGCAGTGGACGTGCCGGGCCATGGCGTGGTCCACGGCGACATTGCCTGGGGCGGCAACTGGTTTTTCCTGGTTTCGCAGCACGGTCAAACGCTTGAGATGAGCAACGTCGATGCCCTCACCGACTACACCTGGACGATGCTCAAGGCTTTGGAAAACCAAGGCATCCACGGCGCCGATGGCGCGCTGATCGACCATGTCGAACTGTTCGCAGACGACGCCAACGCCGACAGCCGCAATTTCGTCATGTGCCCCGGCAAAGCCTACGACCGCTCGCCGTGCGGCACCGGCACCAGCGCCAAGCTCGCGTGCCTGGCCGCCGACGGCAAGCTCGCGCCCGGTGCGATCTGGGTGCAAGCCAGCATCACCGGCAGCCAATTCGAAGGCCGCTATGAATGGGACGGCGAGCGCGTACGCCCCTTTATCACCGGCCGCGCCTACATGACCGCCGACAGCACCCTGCTGATCGACGCGCAGGACCCTTTCGCCTGGGGCATCTGAGCCCCGATTTTTACTGAACGCTGCAAGGAGTTAAAACAATGAGCGACAACATTTTCACCGGTTGCATCCCCGCGCTGATGACCCCGTGCACGCGTGAGCGCAAGCCGGACTTCGACGCCCTGGTGGCCAAGGGGCGCGAACTGATCGATATCGGCATGAGCGCCGTGGTGTACTGCGGCTCCATGGGTGACTGGCCGTTGCTCACCGAAGCCCAGCGCCAGGAAGGTGTGGCGCGCCTGGTGGGTGCCGGTGTACCGACCATTGTCGGCACGGGTGCGGTGAACAGCCGTGAGGCCGTGGCCCACGCAGCGCACGCGGCCAACGTCGGTGCCCATGGCCTGATGGTGATCCCGCGCGTGCTGTCACGCGGTGCGTCGGCGACCGCGCAAAAGGCGCACTTCTCGGCCATTCTCAATGCCGCGCCAAACCTGCCGGCGGTGATCTACAACAGCCCGTACTACGGCTTTGCCACCCGCGCCGACCTGTTCTTCGAACTGCGCCGCGAACACCCCAACCTCATCGGTTTCAAGGAATTTGGCGGCGCTGCCGACCTGCGTTACGCGGCTGAAAACATCACCTCCCAGGACGATAACGTGACCCTGATGGTCGGCGTCGACACCCAGGTGGTGCACGGCTTCGTCAACTGCAACGCCACCGGCGCCATCACCGGCATCGGCAATGCGCTGCCACGTGAAGTGCTGCACCTGGTGGCCCTGAGCAAGCAAGCCGCCAAAGGTGACGCCAAGGCGCGGCGCCTGGCCCGCGAACTGGAAGCGGCGCTGGGCGTGCTGTCCTCCTTCGACGAAGGCTGCGACCTGGTGCTGTATTACAAACATCTGATGGTGCTCAACGGTGACCACGGTTACGCCCTGCACTTTAATGAAACCGACGTGCTCAGTGATGCGCAGCGCCATTATGCCGAGCACCAATACGCGCTGTTCCGCCAGTGGTACGCCAACTGGTCGGCCGAACAGAACCTCGCCTGAGCCTTCGCGCGCCGCTGTGCTTCTCACAGCGGCCAACCCTCATTTTTCCAGGACGACCCCATGACTCTGACGGG encodes:
- a CDS encoding AraC family transcriptional regulator: MLPSAFASLFQANRPHDMQQLLAGVAQLLPMLDVLPNAAIFIKDIEARYVLANHTLVQRCGLKQLQPLLGKTSAQVFPAQLGPGYTEQDRRVLEQGFVLEDQLELHLYGTREPGWCLTHKWPLYSDVNQIIGLAGISVDLQSASETHPAYQRLAAVDAHIRTHFNRRVSLGELTRIAGISVAQLERYCKRVFHLTPRQMIQKVRLEHAHRLLHTELPITEVALQCGYTDHSAFTRQFKALTGFTPRQYRQAPRYRPPASSGAAA
- a CDS encoding SDR family NAD(P)-dependent oxidoreductase, whose protein sequence is MSKVWLITGSASGIGKGIAHAALAAGDQVVATDLDLARLHDVFGACGDQVLSLQLDIRDQAQAHAAVSACIARFGRLDVLVNNAGYGQFGPFEEIDADAVERQFATNVLGTFNVTRAALPTLREQRSGHILNMSSNGGFKGVAGASMYSASKFALEGFSESLAQEIASFGIRLTVVEPGAFRTDFLDPRALKLASGSIPDYDDYRASALAVFAARNHQQPGDPARLGNALVRLVNEPVPPLRFIAGADALSVINAKLAAVAKETAAWLELSLSTDFPTHQEPTA
- a CDS encoding LysR family transcriptional regulator, translating into MDSLGGMAVFVQAGEVGSFVGAGRNLGISASAVSKSIARLEVKLGVRLFHRSTRSLTLTAEGTRFLQRCRRVIQELEAAGEELRQTASLPQGPLRVSLPMIGKPFLPVFADFQLLYPDIQLDLEFTDRLVDIIGEGFDAVVRSGMPKDSGLSARCLGRYRMLAVGSPGYFTRHGLPTRPRDLLEHRCIHFRFPDTGKLQRWLIREPEQPELELPRTLISNSVEGRVCFALKGLGITYAADFMVREYLASGELCAVLEPYSEETSTFNLLWPSGSQVPLKLRVLIDFLSRRIGFLS
- a CDS encoding 4-hydroxyproline epimerase, which gives rise to MKRLHVIDSHTGGEPTRLVLDGFPSLTGSSIAEQLQNLRTEHDRWRRACLLEPRGNDVLVGALYCEPVTAGATCGVIFFNNTGYLGMCGHGTIGLVASLHHLGRIEPGVHSIDTPVGSVTATLHEDGAVTLRNVPAYRHRHHVAVDVPGHGVVHGDIAWGGNWFFLVSQHGQTLEMSNVDALTDYTWTMLKALENQGIHGADGALIDHVELFADDANADSRNFVMCPGKAYDRSPCGTGTSAKLACLAADGKLAPGAIWVQASITGSQFEGRYEWDGERVRPFITGRAYMTADSTLLIDAQDPFAWGI
- a CDS encoding dihydrodipicolinate synthase family protein, whose translation is MSDNIFTGCIPALMTPCTRERKPDFDALVAKGRELIDIGMSAVVYCGSMGDWPLLTEAQRQEGVARLVGAGVPTIVGTGAVNSREAVAHAAHAANVGAHGLMVIPRVLSRGASATAQKAHFSAILNAAPNLPAVIYNSPYYGFATRADLFFELRREHPNLIGFKEFGGAADLRYAAENITSQDDNVTLMVGVDTQVVHGFVNCNATGAITGIGNALPREVLHLVALSKQAAKGDAKARRLARELEAALGVLSSFDEGCDLVLYYKHLMVLNGDHGYALHFNETDVLSDAQRHYAEHQYALFRQWYANWSAEQNLA
- a CDS encoding APC family permease, which produces MSAQGKFKKQLSLMDLTFIGLGAIFGSGWLFAASHVSAIAGPAGIFSWLIGGFAVLLLGIVYCELGAALPRAGGVVRYPVYSHGPLLGYLMGFITLIAFSSLVAIEVVASRQYAAAWFPGLTKAGSSDPTPLGWLMQLALLCLFFVLNYRSVKTFAIANNLVSVFKFIVPLLVIGVLFTFFKPANFQAQGFAPFGLSGIEMAVSAGGVIFAYLGLTPIISVASEVKHPQRTIPIALILSVLLSTAIYVLLQTAFLGGVPTEMLANGWAGISKELALPYRDIALALGVGWLAYLVVADAVISPSGCGNIYMNATPRVVYGWAQTGTFFKIFTRIDEKSGIPRPALWLTFGLSVFWTLPFPSWEALINVVSAALILSYAVAPVTVAALRRNAPGMPRPFRVKGMAVLGPLSFIIAALIVYWSGWSTVSWLLGLQILMFGVYLLCARWVPTAHLNIKQQVRSSAWLIGFYAATLLLSKLGSFGGLGVLSHPFDTLIVAACALGIYYWGAATGVPAHLVRLEHEDDESEAVSQPRHSAPLSPATH
- a CDS encoding NAD-dependent epimerase/dehydratase family protein; protein product: MSIFLTGANGYVGGTVALRLINAGYAIRGLVRDEEKARQVQALGIEPVIGNLDDLALLAKEARAADGVIHTADSDHLGAVQTFIQALAGSGKPLLHTSGSSVIGDDAQGLAVNPAVFDEDSIFVVAASKQPRRDIELTVLGAATQNIRAVVICPSSIYGTGTGVHTQSVQIPWLITQAQESGVVRVVGTGVNRWSNVHIHDVAELYLLALQNAPAGAFCFVENGEASFLEIGQALARRLKLEPLGFWSVEQATERWGYLHAHYTFGTNSRVTAKRARQELGWAPTHASVLEWIEQDRVL
- a CDS encoding nuclear transport factor 2 family protein, with amino-acid sequence MSLQALSARLDNLESHMAIQRLIAEYAHAFDRRDEALLRSIWHADAVLALGAAFGHFVGVDAIVDSAHQNWAHMPHMHHWMANTLIELEGETATAQAAVDCMVLHRELGQVQISGHYHDRLERRGGRWAFVERRFDLHYLTPLPHWKPVAGSEAPADTASA